A genomic region of Pelodiscus sinensis isolate JC-2024 chromosome 1, ASM4963464v1, whole genome shotgun sequence contains the following coding sequences:
- the LOC102462995 gene encoding olfactory receptor 52M1-like produces the protein MLPFNGSCFSPPSFLLIGIPGLETLHIWISIPFCSMYIITILGNGSILFVIKTEPSLHEPMFYFLAMLATIDLVLSTSTMPKLLSIFWFRYREIGFHACLLQMFVVHFFSTIESGIFLAMALDRYIAICHPLRHKTILTNAIVAKIGLAATIRGVVYISPLILLVRQYGYYRTHVIPHSYCEHMAVVLLVCGDLTVSSLYGLTVGFLVLLVDSLFIVLSYIMILRAVLKLASADARLKTFSTCVSHVCAILAFYVPIAASSLTHRFGHNVSPYIHILMANFYLLVPPMLNPIVYGVRTKRIRHRVLKMLRRGPSQSCEAGEGQCKGLLRA, from the exons ATGTTACCTTTCAATGGCTCCTGCTTCAGTCCCCCATCCTTCCTGCTGATCGGTATCCCTGGGCTGGAAACCCTGCAcatctggatctccatccccttctgctccATGTACATCATCACCATCCTGGGGAACGGCTCCATCCTCTTCGTCATCAAGACTGAGCCAAGCCTGCACGAGCCCATGTTCTACTTCCTCGCCATGCTGGCCACCATCGACCTGGTCCTCTCCACTTCCACCATGCCCAAACttctgagcatcttctggttcaggTACAGAGAGATCGGCTTCCACGCCTGCCTCCTCCAGATGTTTGTCGTACATTTCTTCTCAACCATAGAGTCTGGGATCTTCCTGGCTATGGCTCTCGACCGTTACATCGCCATCTGCCACCCACTGAGACACAAGACCATCTTGACCAATGCGATCGTAGCCAAGATCGGGCTGGCAGCCACGATCCGGGGCGTGGTGTACATCTCCCCGCTGATCCTCCTTGTCCGACAGTATGGGTACTACAGGACCCACGTCATCCCACACTCCTACTGTGAGCACATGGCGGTTGTGTTGCTGGTGTGTGGGGATCTCACCGTCAGCAGCCTCTATGGCCTGACCGTCGGCTTCCTTGTGCTGCTCGTGGATTCGCTGTTCATTGTCTTGTCCTACATCATGATCCTGCGGGCTGTGCTCAAGCTGGCTTCAGCTGATGCCCGTCTCAAGACCTTCAGCACCTGCGTCTCCCATGTCTGTGCCATCCTGGCCTTCTATGTCCCCATTGCTGCCTCATCGCTGACGCACCGGTTTGGCCACAATGTATCTCCTTACATCCACATCCTAATGGCCAACTTCTACCTCCTGGTCCCACCCATGCTGAACCCCATTGTGTACGGGGTGAGGACCAAAAGGATACGGCACAGAGTGCTTAAGATGTT GCGGCGTGGTCCGAGTCAGTCATGTGAGGCTGGTGAGGGACAGTGCAAAGGGCTGCTGCGTGCATAG
- the LOC142827192 gene encoding olfactory receptor 52K2-like: protein MSFSNQSCSNPSTFLLTGVPGLESQHIWIAIPLYIMYIITLLGNGAVLFVVKLDVTLHEPMYYFLSMLAVIDLVFSTAVVPKMLSVFWLDDREISYEFCFLQMFFILFLTAMESGVLLAMAIDRYVAICKPLRYKAILTNPKIALMGLLSLARGVTVVPPLTCLLTSLSYCRTNVIPHSYCDHVTVVELATTDTSVSDLYSIVVATGLVGADAICIAFSYGMILHSLLRLPSHEARHKAFSTCSSHIGVILLFYVGGILPMYVHMIRISVPRHIFVLFDDLYFVLTPMLNPVIYGMKTKQIRKQILKLFCPRKLFAEVTI from the coding sequence ATGTCATTCTCCAATCAGTCCTGCTCTAACCCCTCTACGTTCCTGCTGACCGGCGTCCCTGGCCTGGAATCTCAGCACATCTGGATCGCCATCCCGCTCTACATCATGTACATAATTACTCTGCTGGGAAACGGTGCTGTTCTCTTTGTGGTAAAGCTGGATGTGaccctccatgagcccatgtactatttcctctccATGTTGGCTGTCATTGATCTGGTCTTCTCTACGGCTGTTGTCCCCAAAATGCTGAGTGTCTTCTGGCTGGATGACAGAGAGATCAGCTACGAGTTCTGCTTCCTCCAGATGTTCTTCATCCTTTTTCTCACCGCCATGGAGTCGGGGGTGCTCCTGGCCATGGCCATAGACCGATACGTGGCTATCTGCAAGCCCCTGAGATATAAGGCCATCTTAACCAACCCAAAGATTGCCTTGATGGGGCTGCTGTCCCTTGCGAGGGGGGTGACGGTCGTGCCACCCTTAACCTGCCTTCTAACCAGTCTTTCCTACTGTAGAACAAATGTCATCCCTCATTCCTATTGTGACCATGTGACCGTGGTGGAGCTGGCCACCACCGACACATCAGTCAGCGACCTGTACAGCATCGTTGTGGCCACGGGCCTGGTGGGGGCAGACGCCATCTGCATCGCCTTCTCTTATGGCATGATCCTCCACTCCCTCTTGCGGCTTCCATCCCACGAGGCGCGTCACAAGGCCTTCAGTACCTGCAGTTCCCACATCGGTGTCATCCTGCTCTTCTATGTGGGAGGGATCCTTCCCATGTACGTGCACATGATTCGCATCAGCGTTCCTCGCCACATCTTTGTCTTGTTTGACGACCTGTACTTCGTCCTGACCCCCATGCTAAACCCAGTCATCTACGGCATGAAGACCAAGCAGATCCGGAAACAGATCTTGAAGctcttttgcccaagaaagctctttGCAGAGGTCACTATCTAG